A single region of the Nicotiana sylvestris chromosome 6, ASM39365v2, whole genome shotgun sequence genome encodes:
- the LOC104235190 gene encoding transcriptional corepressor LEUNIG isoform X2, translating into MSQTNWEADKMLDVYIHDYLVKRDLKASAQAFQAEGKVSSDPVAIDAPGGFLFEWWSVFWDIFIARTNEKHSEVAASYIETQIMKAREQQQQQQQAQQPQHMQQQQQQQQQQQQQQQMQMQQLLMQRQQHQQQQQQQQQQQQQQQQQQQAQQQQQRRDGNHLLNGTTNGIVGNDSLLRQNPGTANALATKMYEERLDDAAMKQRFGENVSQLLDPNHASMLKSAAPGSAGQPSGQMLHGTSGSMSPQVQGRSQQLPGSTPDIKTEINPILNPRAAGPEGSLIIPGSNQAGNNLTLKGWPLTGYDQLRSSGLLQQPKSFMQGPQPFHQLQMLSPQHQQQLILAQQNLTSPSASDVESRRLRMLLSNRNSSMGKDGLSNSVGDVVPNMSSASQGPGPPQDILLKLRMAQFQQQQQQQQQQQQQHTGNPQLSQQQQLPQHTLSGPQPQSSNHSLQQDKIIGPGSVAGDGSMSNSFRGNDQASKNQTGRKRKHPVSSSGPANSSGTANTAGPSPSSAPSTPSTHTPGDVISMPALQHSGSSSKPLMIFGADNNGTLTSPSNQLADMDRFVDDGSLDDNVESFLSHDEADPRDTVGRGMDVSKGFTFNEVNSVRASASKVVCCHFSSDGKLLASGGHDKKAVLWYTDTLKQKTTLEEHSSLITDVRFSPSMARLATSSFDKTVRVWDADNPGYSLRTFTGHSAGVMSLDFHPNKEDLICSCDGDGEIRYWSINNGSCTRVFKGGTAQVRFQPRIGRYLAAAAENVVSILDVETQACRHSLKGHTKPIHSVCWDPSGELLASVSEDSVRVWTLRSGSEGDCLHELSSNGNKFHSCVFHPTYSSLLVIGCYQSLELWNMNENKTMTLTAHEGLIASLAVSTVAGLVASASHDKFVKLWK; encoded by the exons ACACAAATAATGAAGGCAAGggagcagcagcaacagcagcagcaagCCCAACAGCCTCAACATatgcagcagcaacaacagcaacagcaacagcaacaacaacaacagcaaatgCAGATGCAACAGCTTTTAATGCAGAGGCAGCAACatcagcaacaacaacagcagcaacagcagcagcagcaacagcagcagcagcagcagcaggctCAGCAGCAACAGCAGCGCAGAGATGGTAACCACCTCTTGAATGGTACAACTAATGGGATTGTTGGAAATGACTCTCTCCTGAGACAGAATCCTGGAACTGCAAATGCATTAGCTACGAAGATGTATGAGGAAAGACTAGACGATGCAGCTATGAAG CAAAGATTCGGTGAGAATGTCAGTCAGCTTTTAGATCCAAATCACGCTTCTATGTTGAAATCTGCAGCACCTGGATCAGCTGGGCAGCCGTCAGG GCAAATGCTGCACGGTACCAGCGGTAGTATGTCCCCACAGGTTCAGGGGCGTAGTCAGCAACTTCCAGGGTCTACACCA GATATAAAGACTGAAATCAATCCGATACTTAATCCTCGAGCTGCAGGTCCCGAAGGATCACTAATTATTCCTG GATCAAATCAAGCTGGCAACAATTTGACTCTGAAAGGATGGCCCCTCACT GGCTATGATCAGCTGAGGTCGTCGGGGCTTCTCCAGCAGCCAAAGTCTTTTATGCAGGGTCCTCAGCCCTTTCATCAACTGCAAATGCTATCACCTCAACACCAGCAGCAACTTATCCTAGCACAGCAGAACTTGACCTCACCATCTGCTAGTGACGTCGAAAGCAGAAGGCTACGAATGCTCCTTAGTAATCGGAACTCTAGTATGGGCAAAGATGGCCTTTCAAATTCTGTTGGTGATGTTGTTCCAAATATGAGTTCAGCTTCACAGGGTCCTGGTCCTCCACAAGATATTTTGCTCAAG TTGAGGATGGCCCAATtccaacagcagcagcagcagcagcagcagcagcagcaacagcataCTGGTAATCCACAACTGTCGCAACAGCAGCAGCTTCCTCAACACACACTTTCTGGTCCGCAACCACAGAGTTCAAATCACAGTCTGCAACAAGATAAAATTATTGGCCCTGGCAGTGTTGCAGGAGATGGAAGCATGTCAAATTCTTTTCGGGGAAATGATCAG GCTTCAAAAAACCAGACTGGGAGAAAGAGAAAACATCCTGTTTCATCTTCAGGGCCTGCCAATAGCTCAGGAACTGCAAACACTGCTGGACCTTCCCCAAGTTCTGCTCCCTCGACACCATCGACTCACACACCTGGAGATGTGATTTCAATGCCTGCCTTGCAACATAGTGGAAGTTCTTCAAAACCATTGATGATCTTTGGAGCAGATAATAATGGCACTCTTACGTCGCCATCGAATCAATTG GCTGATATGGATCGGTTTGTGGATGATGGTTCTCTTGATGATAATGTTGAGTCGTTTTTATCTCACGATGAGGCCGATCCTCGGGATACAGTTGGTCGCGGTATGGATGTCAGTAAAG GGTTCACATTCAATGAAGTGAATTCTGTTCGCGCTAGTGCCAGTAAAGTTGTTTGTTGTCACTTTTCCTCTGATGGAAAACTGCTAGCTAGTGGAGGTCATGACAAAAAG GCTGTTTTATGGTATACTGATACCTTGAAGCAAAAAACAACACTTGAGGAGCACTCGTCGCTAATAACTGATGTTCGTTTCAGTCCAAGCATGGCAAGACTTGCAACATCTTCTTTTGACAAAACTGTCAGGGTTTGGGATGCTGACAAT CCGGGCTACTCGCTTCGGACTTTCACTGGGCATTCTGCTGGTGTAATGTCACTTGATTTCCATCCCAATAAAGAAGATCTGATCTGTTCTTGTGATGGTGATGGTGAGATAAGATATTGGAGTATTAACAATGGTAGCTGCACAAGAGTGTTCAAG GGTGGGACGGCTCAGGTAAGATTTCAGCCCCGCATCGGTAGATATCTTGCTGCGGCTGCCGAGAATGTTGTATCGATACTTGATGTGGAGACACAAGCTTGTCGGCATTCGTTAAAG GGTCACACAAAACCAATTCATTCTGTCTGCTGGGATCCCTCAGGCGAGCTCCTAGCATCGGTTAGTGAAGACTCTGTCAGGGTTTGGACATTGAGGTCGGGTAGTGAAGGGGACTGTCTACATGAGCTTAGTTCAAATGGCAACAAATTCCACTCATGTGTTTTCCACCCTACATATTCATCATTGCTTGTAATCGGCTGTTACCAG TCGTTGGAGCTATGGAACATGAATGAGAACAAGACAATGACTCTCACAGCACATGAAGGATTAATTGCTTCCTTGGCTGTGTCGACAGTTGCAGGTTTAGTTGCTTCAGCCAGTCATGACAAGTTTGTTAAGCTTTGGAAGTAA
- the LOC104235190 gene encoding transcriptional corepressor LEUNIG isoform X1 — MSQTNWEADKMLDVYIHDYLVKRDLKASAQAFQAEGKVSSDPVAIDAPGGFLFEWWSVFWDIFIARTNEKHSEVAASYIETQIMKAREQQQQQQQAQQPQHMQQQQQQQQQQQQQQQMQMQQLLMQRQQHQQQQQQQQQQQQQQQQQQQAQQQQQRRDGNHLLNGTTNGIVGNDSLLRQNPGTANALATKMYEERLDDAAMKQRFGENVSQLLDPNHASMLKSAAPGSAGQPSGQMLHGTSGSMSPQVQGRSQQLPGSTPDIKTEINPILNPRAAGPEGSLIIPGSNQAGNNLTLKGWPLTGYDQLRSSGLLQQPKSFMQGPQPFHQLQMLSPQHQQQLILAQQNLTSPSASDVESRRLRMLLSNRNSSMGKDGLSNSVGDVVPNMSSASQGPGPPQDILLKLRMAQFQQQQQQQQQQQQQHTGNPQLSQQQQLPQHTLSGPQPQSSNHSLQQDKIIGPGSVAGDGSMSNSFRGNDQASKNQTGRKRKHPVSSSGPANSSGTANTAGPSPSSAPSTPSTHTPGDVISMPALQHSGSSSKPLMIFGADNNGTLTSPSNQLWDDKDLVQADMDRFVDDGSLDDNVESFLSHDEADPRDTVGRGMDVSKGFTFNEVNSVRASASKVVCCHFSSDGKLLASGGHDKKAVLWYTDTLKQKTTLEEHSSLITDVRFSPSMARLATSSFDKTVRVWDADNPGYSLRTFTGHSAGVMSLDFHPNKEDLICSCDGDGEIRYWSINNGSCTRVFKGGTAQVRFQPRIGRYLAAAAENVVSILDVETQACRHSLKGHTKPIHSVCWDPSGELLASVSEDSVRVWTLRSGSEGDCLHELSSNGNKFHSCVFHPTYSSLLVIGCYQSLELWNMNENKTMTLTAHEGLIASLAVSTVAGLVASASHDKFVKLWK, encoded by the exons ACACAAATAATGAAGGCAAGggagcagcagcaacagcagcagcaagCCCAACAGCCTCAACATatgcagcagcaacaacagcaacagcaacagcaacaacaacaacagcaaatgCAGATGCAACAGCTTTTAATGCAGAGGCAGCAACatcagcaacaacaacagcagcaacagcagcagcagcaacagcagcagcagcagcagcaggctCAGCAGCAACAGCAGCGCAGAGATGGTAACCACCTCTTGAATGGTACAACTAATGGGATTGTTGGAAATGACTCTCTCCTGAGACAGAATCCTGGAACTGCAAATGCATTAGCTACGAAGATGTATGAGGAAAGACTAGACGATGCAGCTATGAAG CAAAGATTCGGTGAGAATGTCAGTCAGCTTTTAGATCCAAATCACGCTTCTATGTTGAAATCTGCAGCACCTGGATCAGCTGGGCAGCCGTCAGG GCAAATGCTGCACGGTACCAGCGGTAGTATGTCCCCACAGGTTCAGGGGCGTAGTCAGCAACTTCCAGGGTCTACACCA GATATAAAGACTGAAATCAATCCGATACTTAATCCTCGAGCTGCAGGTCCCGAAGGATCACTAATTATTCCTG GATCAAATCAAGCTGGCAACAATTTGACTCTGAAAGGATGGCCCCTCACT GGCTATGATCAGCTGAGGTCGTCGGGGCTTCTCCAGCAGCCAAAGTCTTTTATGCAGGGTCCTCAGCCCTTTCATCAACTGCAAATGCTATCACCTCAACACCAGCAGCAACTTATCCTAGCACAGCAGAACTTGACCTCACCATCTGCTAGTGACGTCGAAAGCAGAAGGCTACGAATGCTCCTTAGTAATCGGAACTCTAGTATGGGCAAAGATGGCCTTTCAAATTCTGTTGGTGATGTTGTTCCAAATATGAGTTCAGCTTCACAGGGTCCTGGTCCTCCACAAGATATTTTGCTCAAG TTGAGGATGGCCCAATtccaacagcagcagcagcagcagcagcagcagcagcaacagcataCTGGTAATCCACAACTGTCGCAACAGCAGCAGCTTCCTCAACACACACTTTCTGGTCCGCAACCACAGAGTTCAAATCACAGTCTGCAACAAGATAAAATTATTGGCCCTGGCAGTGTTGCAGGAGATGGAAGCATGTCAAATTCTTTTCGGGGAAATGATCAG GCTTCAAAAAACCAGACTGGGAGAAAGAGAAAACATCCTGTTTCATCTTCAGGGCCTGCCAATAGCTCAGGAACTGCAAACACTGCTGGACCTTCCCCAAGTTCTGCTCCCTCGACACCATCGACTCACACACCTGGAGATGTGATTTCAATGCCTGCCTTGCAACATAGTGGAAGTTCTTCAAAACCATTGATGATCTTTGGAGCAGATAATAATGGCACTCTTACGTCGCCATCGAATCAATTG TGGGATGACAAAGATCTTGTGCAGGCTGATATGGATCGGTTTGTGGATGATGGTTCTCTTGATGATAATGTTGAGTCGTTTTTATCTCACGATGAGGCCGATCCTCGGGATACAGTTGGTCGCGGTATGGATGTCAGTAAAG GGTTCACATTCAATGAAGTGAATTCTGTTCGCGCTAGTGCCAGTAAAGTTGTTTGTTGTCACTTTTCCTCTGATGGAAAACTGCTAGCTAGTGGAGGTCATGACAAAAAG GCTGTTTTATGGTATACTGATACCTTGAAGCAAAAAACAACACTTGAGGAGCACTCGTCGCTAATAACTGATGTTCGTTTCAGTCCAAGCATGGCAAGACTTGCAACATCTTCTTTTGACAAAACTGTCAGGGTTTGGGATGCTGACAAT CCGGGCTACTCGCTTCGGACTTTCACTGGGCATTCTGCTGGTGTAATGTCACTTGATTTCCATCCCAATAAAGAAGATCTGATCTGTTCTTGTGATGGTGATGGTGAGATAAGATATTGGAGTATTAACAATGGTAGCTGCACAAGAGTGTTCAAG GGTGGGACGGCTCAGGTAAGATTTCAGCCCCGCATCGGTAGATATCTTGCTGCGGCTGCCGAGAATGTTGTATCGATACTTGATGTGGAGACACAAGCTTGTCGGCATTCGTTAAAG GGTCACACAAAACCAATTCATTCTGTCTGCTGGGATCCCTCAGGCGAGCTCCTAGCATCGGTTAGTGAAGACTCTGTCAGGGTTTGGACATTGAGGTCGGGTAGTGAAGGGGACTGTCTACATGAGCTTAGTTCAAATGGCAACAAATTCCACTCATGTGTTTTCCACCCTACATATTCATCATTGCTTGTAATCGGCTGTTACCAG TCGTTGGAGCTATGGAACATGAATGAGAACAAGACAATGACTCTCACAGCACATGAAGGATTAATTGCTTCCTTGGCTGTGTCGACAGTTGCAGGTTTAGTTGCTTCAGCCAGTCATGACAAGTTTGTTAAGCTTTGGAAGTAA